GGCGTGGGCCCGACGGAGCTGGTCGCCGTCGGTGTTCGAGAGCCCGAGGTACTTGACCTTGCCGGCCTGCACGTACTCCGCCATCACGCCGACGACGTCCTCGATCGGCACGGCCGGGTCGTGGACGTGCTGGTAGAGGAGGTCGATCGAGTCGGTGCCGAGGTTCCGCAGGCTCTGGTCGACGACCTCGCGGATGTGCTCGGGGCGGGAGTCGGGCGCCCAGTCGTCCGCGGTGAAGCCGAACTTGGTGGCGATGGTGACCTCGTCGCGGACGGGCGCCAGGGCCGCACCGAGGAGTCGTTCCCCGGCACCCCACCCGTACATCTCAGCGGTGTCGAAGTGGGTGACGCCGAGGTCGTGCGCGCGACGGATCGCCGCGATGGACTCGGTGTCGTCGGCGGGCCCGTACGCGAAGACCGTCCCCATCGCACCGTAGCCGATGGATCCGACCGCGAGGCCCTGGGTCCCGAGAGTGCGCTGCTGCATGTGCCATCCTTCCGTCGTGTCTGGCGATGCAGATGACACTGTACGCCCGTTCTGTCAGTCCCTGACAACTTGGTCATGTTCCGCCTCCCTCGGTACGATGCCGTCGTGGGTGAGACGAGCGCGCGGACCGGACTGCGGGACATCACGCGCGAAGCCGTGCGCGCGCGGATCGCAGCGGTCGCCGTCGCTCGGTTCGACCGCGACGGGTTCGACGCCGTCACCGTCGAGCAGATCGCGGCCGAGGTCGGCATCTCGGCGCGGAGCTTCCACCGGTACTTCCCGGCGAAGGAGGACGCCGTCATCGGCGATCCACTGCGGCACCGGGGTGCGCTCGCGGAGGCGCTCCGGGAGCGTCCGGACGACGAACCGGCCTGGACCGCGCTGCGCGAGGCGTTCGTCGGCATGATGGTCCGCGCCGACGAGGACCCCGAGTCCGGTCGGCGGTCGGTCCGCGTCATGACGTCGACGCCGTCGCTCCGCGCCCGCAACCTCGAGAAGCACCTCGCCTGGGCGGACGTCCTGACGCCGATCCTGACCGAGCGGCTGCGCGCCGGGGACCCCGACGGCGCCGAGCTCGGTGCGGCCGTCCTCGTGCAGGCCGCGCTCGGGTGCTTCGACGTCGCGATCGCCACCTGGTCCGTCACCGACGAGGACGCTCCGGCCCTGCTGCGCCGGACGTTCGACACGCTCGCCGCGGCGGTCTGAGCGGTAGGGTCCGGGGCATGAACGTGAACGGGCCCTCGCCCTACTTCCAGTTCGACGGCACCGCGCTCCAGGCACTCGGGCGCTGGCAGGACGTCTTCGGCGGCGAACTCAGCATCGCCACCTTCGCGGACTTCTCGCGCACCGACGGCCCCGCCGACGCGGTCGCGCACGGGCAGCTCACCGGCGGCGGCATCACGCTGTTCGCCGCCGACGCCCCGACCGGCGAGACCTCGTTCTCTGCGACCGGGCTGCTCTTCTCCCTGCTCGGCGCCGCCGAACCCGACGTGCTCCGCGGCTGGTTCGACGACCTCGCCTCGGACGGCGCCGTCGTGGACCCACTGCAGGAACGTCCGTGGGGCGACTGGGACGGCACCGTGCGGGACGTCTTCGGCGTCACCTGGCTGATCGGCTTCGAGGCGGCGGCACTCGCGTGACCGACCGCCCCACCGTGCTCTTCGTGTGCGTGCACAACGCCGGCCGGTCCCAGATGGCCGCCGGCTACCTGCAGCACCTCGCGGGCGACCGCGTCCGGGTGTTCTCGGCCGGCAGCGAACCGGCCGACCGCGTCAACGCCGTCGCGGTCGAGGCCATGGCGGAGGAGGGCATCGACATCGCGACTGCCGTCCCCGCCGTGCTCGAGACCGACACCGTGCGGGAGTCCGACGTCGTCATCACGATGGGCTGCGGCGACGCGTGCCCGGTGTTCCCCGGGAAGCGCTACGAGGACTGGGAGCTCGACGACCCGGCCGGGCAGCCGATCGAGCGCGTCCGCCCCGTCCGGGACGCCATCCGCGCGCGGGTCGAGCAGCTGATCGCGACCCTCTGAGCAGGGAGCCCGACGCTACCGCTCGTCGAGCGCCAGCAGCGGTGCCCAGTACGCATCGGGCCCGTCGGCGACCACGGCGTCCGGTTCGAAGCGGAAGCCGTAGCCGCGGACGAAGTCGAGGGCCGCTGCCTGCTCCCCCGCCGCGTCGTCGTCCGCCTCGTCGAAGAGGTACTCGCCGTGTCCCATCCGGACGCCCGAGTCGCTGATCACCGTGAGGTCCCAGCGGCCCTCCTCGGCTCGTTCGATCCGCACGACGGCGGCCTGCTCAGCGGTGAAGTCAGCCATGCGGCGAGCATACGGACGTCACGCGTCAGGCGCTCAGCTTCGCGAACGACGACCGGTGCCAGACCAGCGGGCTGTGCGCGAAGTCGGACATCAGGCCGTTCACGCGGAGCACGACGATGTCGTGGTCGCCCGCCGGGTACGTGTGCTCCACCGAGCACTCCATCCAGATCGGTGCCCCCTCGAGGAACACCGCGCCCGTGTCGGACACCGTCGTGTCCACGCCGACGAAGCGCACGGACTTGTCGCGCGAGGCGAGCTGCCGCGTGACGTTCTCGTGCCGTTCGCCGAGCACCGAGACGCCGATCGACTCCGCTCCGGCCAGCGCCGGCCAGGTGGACGACGAGTGCTGCACGGCGAACATCACGAGCGGTGGGTCCTGCGAGACGCCGACGGTGAAGGACGACGCGACGAGCACCGTGGGGGCGTCGTCGACGATCGCGGAGAGTGCGGCGACGCCGCAGGGGAACCCGGAGAACGCCTGCCGGAGGAGCGTCGGGTCCGCGGACTCGGCGGTGTAGGGCTTGATCATGCGCTGGTGCCTTCCTTGGTCGGTGCGGATGCGGCGGCGAGGACGACGTCCCGCCAGCGGGCGAGCCAGCCCTCGGTCGACGACTCGTCGGTGTAGTGCTTGTCGTTCAGGTACAGCCCCTGCACGGGCACGGTGGCGCCGAGCTCGACGAGCACGGGCTTGAGGAACACCTCGGGGGCCATGTGGTGCGCGGGACCGGCGCCGAGCATGAGCGGGACGGCGGTCACCCCGGCGAGCCCGTCGGCCGTCGTGAACTGGTCGAGGAACAGCTTCAGGACGCCCGTGTAGGTGGCCTTGAACGTGGGCGAGGCGACCACGACGAGGTCGGACGCGGCGACGGTCGCGACCGCGGCCTGCACTCCGGGGTCGCCCCAGCCGAGGATCCCCGGTCCGAGGGCGATGACGTCGACGACGTGGTCGGGCGCGGACCCGGTGAGTCGTTCGGCGACGATCGTCGCGGCCTCGAGCGTGTGCGAGCCGGGCTTGGGGTTGCCGGCGACGACGGTGGTGATCATGGCGACCGTTCCTCTCTCTCGGATCTCATCCAACGCCGTGGCGGTTACCCCGTCGTGAAGGTGCCGTTACCGTTCATTGCGCGAGCCGCCCTGGTGGTGGCCACACGGAAACCGCAGGTCAGGGGCGGAGTCGAGCCGCGCCTCCCGGGAACTCGCGTGTCAGAACGCGAGCAGGTTCTCGCGGAACGTCTCGTGCTCGTAGCCGTCCCTGATCAGACCGCGACGCCGGAGCACCGGCGCGAGTCCGTCGCAGACCTCGGTGAGGTTCTTCCGGGTCACCGGGAGTCCGACCAGGAAGCCGTCGGCGCCGGAGGCGGCGATCGCCTCCTCCATCTGGTCGGCGACCGTCTCGGGGCTGCCGACGAGCCGGACCGATCCCGTGGTGTCGCGCTGCGCGGGGAGGGCCTCGCGGAGCGTCTTGCCGTCGGCCTTCGCCAGGAACGCCTCGATGACGCTCTGGTGCCCGTTGCTCTTGCCCTTGAGGTCCGCCGGGAGCGGTTCGTCGAGGTCGAACTGCGCGAAGTCGAACCCGGACGTGTACGACAGGTTCGCCAGCTGCGCGTCGATGTTCTCGCGGGTGGCGGCGAGCTGTCGGGCCTGCTTCGCCTCGGCCTCGTCGTCGGTGTCGGCGAGCACGGGCTCGACGAGGAACAGGATCTTCGCGTCCGTCTCCTCACGGCCGAACCCGACCATCCGTCGGTGCATGTCGTCGACGTACTCGCGCATGGCGTCGACGCCCGGTGCCGAGGCGATGAGCGTGTCGGCGTTGCGCGCGCCGAGGTCGCGACCCGCCGGGGAGCCGCCGGCCTGGCAGACCACCGGGTGTCCCTGGGGGCTGGCGACCGTGTTGAGCGGCCCACGGGTGCGGTAGTACTTCCCCGCGAAGTCGGCGTACCGCACCTTCGTGTGGTCGGCGAAGACACCGGTCGCCTCGTCGAGCACGAGGGCGTCGGCGTCCCACGTGTCCCAGAGCGCCCGGACCGCGTCGATCCACTCGTCGGCCATCGCGTACCGCTCGTCGTGCTCGAAGTGCTGGTCGTAGCCGTAGTTCTGCGCGGCCGCGTGCGGTGAGGCCGTGACGAGGTTGATGCCGACACGGCCGTGCGTCAGGTGGTCGAGCGTGGACATCAGCCGGGCCGCGAGGAACGGCGGGTAGAAGGGCGTCGCGGCGGTCGCGATGATGCCGAGGTGCTTCGTCGCGGCGGCGAGCAGCGGGACCAGCGGCATGGGGTCGTGCCGCACGATCGCGGAGCGCAGCGAGTGCTCGAACGAGGAGCCGAACACGTCGGGGAGGACGGACGAGTCCTCGAGCATCATGAAGTCGAACCCGGCCCGCTCGAGCGAGGTGGCGGCGTCGACGAAGAGCTGCGGGTTGGCGACGTCGTGGCGGACGTTGCCGGACCACTGCCCGTTCCAGCCGTAGACGCCGAAGCCGTAGCCGAGGAACCAACCGAGGTGGAACATGGGTGTGCCTTCCGTGGGAGGTGGTGTGGTGCCGGACGGTGCTGCGCCCGGTGGTACGGCAGCGGGTGGTAGTCGATGGAGGCGCCGAGCTCGGCGGCGGCGCGGAGCCCGAAGCGCGGGTCGCGCAGGAACTCACGGCCGACGAACACGACGTCCGCCCGGCCCTCGGCGATGACCGCCTCGGCCTGGTCGGCGGTGGTGACCAGCCCCACCGCGCCGACCGGTGCACCGGTGGCGGCCCGCAGCCGTTCCGCGTGCCCGACCTGGTAGCCCGGGAACACCGGGATCTCGGCGTGCGGGACCATCCCGCCGGTGGACACGTCGAACAGGTCCGCGCCGGCCGCCACCGCCCAGGAGGCCGTGGTCGCCGTGTCCTGCTCGGTCCAGCCCCCGGGGACCCAGTCGGTCGCCGAGAAGCGCACCAGGATCGGGAACCCGTCGCCGAGGGCGGCGCGCAGGTCGCGGACGACGTCGAGCAGGAGGCGGGCCCGTCCGTGCAGCGAGCCGCCGTACTCGTCGTCGCGCGTGTTGGCGAGCGGGGACAGGAACTGGTGCAGCAGGAACCCGTGCGCGGCGTGCAGCTCGACGAACTCGAACCCCGCGTCGCGCGCCCGGACGCCCGCCGCGACGAACGCCCGGTGGATCCCGCGGACCTCGTCGTTGCTGAGTTCCCGCGGGGCCGCGTACCCGGTGTACGGCACGGTGGACGGTCCCACGACGGGCCACCCGCCGTCCGCCACGGGCACGGTGCCGCGGACCCGGTCCCAGCTCCGCCCGGTGGACGACTTGCGACCGCCGTGGCTCAGCTGGATGCCGATGCGGACGCCCTGGTCGCGGACGAACGCGGTGGTCGGGCGCCAGGCGTCGCGCTGCGCGTCGTCCCAGAGCCCGAGGTCGTACGGCGTGACCCGGCCCTCCGGGGTGACGGCGGTGCACTCCGCCACGATCGCCCCGGCGCCGCCGAGCGCGAGCCCGCCGAGGTGCACGTGGTGGAAC
The sequence above is a segment of the Curtobacterium sp. BH-2-1-1 genome. Coding sequences within it:
- a CDS encoding aldo/keto reductase; translation: MQQRTLGTQGLAVGSIGYGAMGTVFAYGPADDTESIAAIRRAHDLGVTHFDTAEMYGWGAGERLLGAALAPVRDEVTIATKFGFTADDWAPDSRPEHIREVVDQSLRNLGTDSIDLLYQHVHDPAVPIEDVVGVMAEYVQAGKVKYLGLSNTDGDQLRRAHAVHPISAFQTEYSVFARESEELFPLVDELGIGLVAYSPLARGFLGGAVQPRSAYPEDDIRHMLEWWAPEHFDQNVAVVRALTAIADEHGVPLSQLSLAWILAQRGDVVPIPGSKNPDRVAQNVAAAGVVLTADDLARIDALSRDVRGKRIESRV
- a CDS encoding flavin reductase family protein, with the translated sequence MIKPYTAESADPTLLRQAFSGFPCGVAALSAIVDDAPTVLVASSFTVGVSQDPPLVMFAVQHSSSTWPALAGAESIGVSVLGERHENVTRQLASRDKSVRFVGVDTTVSDTGAVFLEGAPIWMECSVEHTYPAGDHDIVVLRVNGLMSDFAHSPLVWHRSSFAKLSA
- a CDS encoding NADPH-dependent FMN reductase: MITTVVAGNPKPGSHTLEAATIVAERLTGSAPDHVVDVIALGPGILGWGDPGVQAAVATVAASDLVVVASPTFKATYTGVLKLFLDQFTTADGLAGVTAVPLMLGAGPAHHMAPEVFLKPVLVELGATVPVQGLYLNDKHYTDESSTEGWLARWRDVVLAAASAPTKEGTSA
- a CDS encoding arsenate reductase ArsC, producing MTDRPTVLFVCVHNAGRSQMAAGYLQHLAGDRVRVFSAGSEPADRVNAVAVEAMAEEGIDIATAVPAVLETDTVRESDVVITMGCGDACPVFPGKRYEDWELDDPAGQPIERVRPVRDAIRARVEQLIATL
- a CDS encoding NADH:flavin oxidoreductase/NADH oxidase, whose amino-acid sequence is MPGAPALFEAIELRGTRFRNRLWVPALTMFTVEARDGMLTPFHHVHLGGLALGGAGAIVAECTAVTPEGRVTPYDLGLWDDAQRDAWRPTTAFVRDQGVRIGIQLSHGGRKSSTGRSWDRVRGTVPVADGGWPVVGPSTVPYTGYAAPRELSNDEVRGIHRAFVAAGVRARDAGFEFVELHAAHGFLLHQFLSPLANTRDDEYGGSLHGRARLLLDVVRDLRAALGDGFPILVRFSATDWVPGGWTEQDTATTASWAVAAGADLFDVSTGGMVPHAEIPVFPGYQVGHAERLRAATGAPVGAVGLVTTADQAEAVIAEGRADVVFVGREFLRDPRFGLRAAAELGASIDYHPLPYHRAQHRPAPHHLPRKAHPCSTSVGSSATASASTAGTGSGPATSATTSPTRSSSSTPPPRSSGPGSTS
- a CDS encoding TetR family transcriptional regulator: MGETSARTGLRDITREAVRARIAAVAVARFDRDGFDAVTVEQIAAEVGISARSFHRYFPAKEDAVIGDPLRHRGALAEALRERPDDEPAWTALREAFVGMMVRADEDPESGRRSVRVMTSTPSLRARNLEKHLAWADVLTPILTERLRAGDPDGAELGAAVLVQAALGCFDVAIATWSVTDEDAPALLRRTFDTLAAAV
- a CDS encoding VOC family protein, coding for MNVNGPSPYFQFDGTALQALGRWQDVFGGELSIATFADFSRTDGPADAVAHGQLTGGGITLFAADAPTGETSFSATGLLFSLLGAAEPDVLRGWFDDLASDGAVVDPLQERPWGDWDGTVRDVFGVTWLIGFEAAALA